DNA from Sulfodiicoccus acidiphilus:
ACCAGGAGTACGGGATAGCTGGGAATTGGGAAGCTATAGGAGAGAAGGAGGGCAGATATATGCTGTAGACCCAGTAGGAAACGAACATTAGGACGAGTCTTATCTTGTTCCCCTCTTCTTGGTCTCCCTCACCTTGTCCAACACTAACGCACCCAGCCACACACCCATAGCTACCATGAACCACGGGCTCCCCGTCACCGTGACCAGGAATGATAAGGTGTCCCAAATTGCGCCTACGAAGTTCCACTTGACGAAGCCGAGGGCCAACTCGGAAGAGACGTTCGCGACCCCATAGAAGTTCACGGCCGTAGCCGAGAGGAAGGATGATGTTAGGGCCGACAGCAACATCGCAGCTGTCAAGAGCGGAGAGTCTAGGTAATTTCCCGTAAAGGAGCTAGGCCTCACGTACCTCAGAGTGTAGTAGAAAAGAAGGAGGGGCGCTAACACTAGTGGAAATAAGTCGAGAGCCCTTGTCGCAAGTAATCCTGCCACTCCAGCTAATAGAGCTAGGTGGTCCGCCGATCTTCCTAAGTTAACTGTGCTTCCCCTGTGTCTGTAGAGGTAGAGAAACTCGGTTCCCACCAACGAACTTACCAGAATCGAGACTGTCATTAACAACGTGATATATAGAGGGCTTAACCAAGCTGCACATATCGCGATCCCCACAGCCCCACTCATACGATCTCTCCTCATGTGTAGCGAAGTCGAGACCACAGTCCATCCAGAAATCACTAAAGCCAATAATTCGGGCCCATTTATATATCTATGAGCGAGATAATTCAATAATTCTGTAACGGCGTCTCCATAGAAATACATGGACGGAGCGAGTAATGTAAAGGCTATATGGATGTGTAAAATCTCTTTTTACATTCGGGCAGGGAACCTCTCATTAGGCGTTAGGTGTTTTCTAACACAAGTTTTACACTTAACCGAGTCTCTTAACTGCTAATGAAGTCGCGAAGAGCAATTTCAAATACCGTATTCGCAGCCGTAACTATAATTTTAGTAATGGTTGCGGCCCTAGGGTTCGGACTTTACTTGACGATGCCTAGGACAGTCACCGTGACTAAGCCGGTGATTATGAATCAGACAGTTACTAAGACGATATACCTAAACAGGACAATTTACGTAAACAGAACTATAACAATTCCCGAAGCCAAGGCAATTTCTGGCGCCTTCCTGAACAGCCAGGTCATAACTTTCAACTACACGGCCCAGTTCATGTGTACACCAAATCTCATTCAATTCTTCCCAAACCAGACTCAAGCTAACCAAGTAGCCATGGGCTGTGAGGTTGGGGCCGTCAACTCGTCTGCCTTCCCAGCTAACGCAGCTCCGGTCTACGTGGTGGTTCCAGCTTTCGCTGGCATCTCCATATTCGGTGTCCAACAATTGGGTGCTAACCCGTTGGGCTTCCCGGTATTCCACTACAACGGTCAGAACTACACGGTGGTGACCCAATGTGGGGCCGCAGGCACACCAACCGCGTGTCCAGACCACATGACCTACATATACTCCCCGGCATTCACCGCAGTGGAACAGTCGCTGGGCATAAAGAACGGTGTGTTCGGCCTACCTGAGGGAGTCCTGCCCACTCCGGCCCACGAACACGTGGTTACCTTCAGCACTAACACCTCCATCCCCTGGTATGTAGTGGTCGTACTGGACTTCAACCCCAACATATTCCCCAACCCAGTCACTGGACAGTGCCAGGCCATAGTTCCCTCTAACCAGAGTAGTCCCACTGGACTTTGCTTGAACTCTTACAGCAACGTGCAGAAAGCCCTCCATACCTACGATAGCGCTGTGATGACAGCCAACCAGGCCAACCCCATATGGAGTACATTGCTTAAGAGTTCCTTGGACGCTGTGGAGGTTCCAAGCAACATGGTGCTGTACTTCAGTGACCCTTCGACATATCCGTATCCCCTATAACCTAGTCCAGGTGCATTAAGGCCATGTCGAAAAAAGGTAACCTAGCTGTTTTTTCACTTGTAGTGGTAGTGGTTGTTGCGTCCCTAGCTTATGTGGAACTCCAGTCATCATCACTATCCTCAGGTCCCATATACACGAAAGTAGCTCCGTCGGTTGAGCTCCAGCTGAGAACACTTGCCTCCACAGGCTACTCTATCTACGATAGATCCTACGACTCTTTCGCAAACTTCATCGGTAACGGATCGGAGCTCACGTACGACGGTAGGCCAGTGGTGATATTCGTGGGGGCAGAATGGTGTCCCTATTGTGGTGCGGAGATGTGGCCACTGATCCTGGCACTTAGCAGGTTCGGAAACATCAGTGGCTTAGAGTACATGTTGTCGAGCTCCACCGACGTTTACCCTAACGTACCCACCTTCACTCTAGTCAACGTGAGCTACACCAGCCCTTACATATCCCTATTAGAGTACGAGTATCAGGACAGGAACCACAACCCACTCCAGGCCGTCCCTTCGAACGTTTACGCCCTATGGGAAAAGTACACTTCGGGCGGAATACCGTTCATCGACGTCGCTAATGTCTACATCGACGCCGGCTCGACAGTGAATCCGGCCCTTCTGTCGGGCAAGAACTGGACGTACGTACTAAACACCTTATCCAACGACCCCAACTCCACGTTGTCGAGGGAGATATACTACACTGCTAACCTCTTGACGGCTGAGATATGTCGAGTTGACGGTAATTCTCCTTCCTCCGTTTGCTATCAGTCGGGAGTACAAACGATGGAGGCGTACCTATCGCACTTCCAGGCAACTAACGTAACTACATACGTATCCTCGACACAGCTTATCTCCAACGCAGTCTCAATACCAAACAGCGCCCAATTCGCGATCTATCGATATCTGACTACACTACACGACGTGGAACTGGCCTCTAACCCGTTAGCGATGAGGGAACCAACCTCAATTCTAGGTCAGTTCCATCCCACCCCTACCTCCATTCGTCGACCCATCTCGTCCCTTCGCTTCCAAACAGCGAGAGGCGTCCGTTATAGTACAATACCAACGGAAACCCCTTTATTACGTAATAAGAGACTTCAACCACCCGTTCTATTGTCATATCTAAATATATTTCTGGAGCTAACGCAATAACTAGAGAATAATGTGGTGATTTTTCTGGCAATTACCATCTCTAAATATATTTCTGGAGCTAACGCAATAACTAGAGAATAATGTGGTGATTTTTCTGGCAATTACCATCCAAATCTATTCTTATATTGGAAGACAACAGGATCCAGGGGAGTTTACCTTTACATAGGAAGAGAGTTACCTACTTCCCATCACTTCCTTAGCTACCTTAACAGCGTCTTGAGGTGTAACTCTCTTTCCTTCCCCTGCCATCTCCTTCACCCTCTCCAGGACTATCCTGACCTTGTCGTCTGGAAGTTCTATCCCTCCCTCCCTCAACATGGTCTTCAGTCCGTGTATCCCGCTGTGCTTTCCCAACGCGATCCTCCTGAAGTTTCCAACCTCCTCCGGAGTCATGGGCTCGTAGGTCTCGGGGTTCTCGAGGACACCGTGAACGTGTATTCCAGCCTCGTGGCCGAAGGCATTATCCCCTACAATGGGCTTGAAGAAGGGAACAGGCATACCCGTCATTTCCGAAAGCATCCTACTGGTGTCGTAGAGCATCCACGTCTTCACGTTTACCTCGAACCCTCCCAGCTTCTTCAGTGCCATGACGACTTCCTCTAGTGAGGCGTTTCCAGCCCTTTCTCCTATGCCGTTAACTGTCACGTGTACCTGAGAGGCCCCTGCTACCACCCCCGCCACCGAGTTGGCAGTGGCGAGTCCGAAGTCGTTGTGGCAGTGGACGCTCACTATCCTACCCTTACTCACAGCCACAACGTCAGAGATCAGCTCCCTCATTCTGAATGGGTCCATCACTCCCACAGTGTCTGGTATGTTGATCCTGTCCGCGCCTGCGGAGATAGCGGTCCTCACGGCGTGTAGCAGGAATTCCCTGTCTGTCCTTGTAGCGTCCTCTGGGCTGAACTCGACCGTGACTCCTCTGTCCTTCGCATACTTTATCATTGTGTATATCCTGTCCTCCACTTGCTCCCTAGTCATCTTCAGTTTATACTTCAGGTGTATGTCTGAGGTGGCAATGAACAAGTGTATGCTTTCTACTCCACTCTCCAGTGTCCTGTCTATGTCTTCCTTCACCATCCTAGAGAGGCCAGTGACTTCTACGTCCTTACCTACTAAATTGTTGATCTTCTTCGTTGCCTCGAACTCGGCCGTCGACGAAGAGGGGAAACCCGCCTCAATCACGTCCACCCCTAAGTCCCTCAACCTAACCGCCACTTTGAGCTTTTGATCGACGGTCAGGTCGATGTTAGGGGCCTGCTCTCCATCCCTTAAAGTAGTGTCGAAAATACGTATTCTCCTAGAGAATACGATTACCCATTTTTCCTCGAATAGGACATGCCATAAACTGGCATATAAATGTTTCCGACGTCTCATAGGCCGAAGCGAAGAACCGTAAACATCTCCTTCTGGATTCGCACCTCTCCCCTTTAGTGATATGTGTCCCGATCAAATTATCCAGTAGACTCAATGATCCTACCTCATTTTGGAAGCTTCACAAGTACCGATAAGGTATAGTTTTCATCGGATTCCACGACATTAGGTGTGGATACTTGACCCTCGGGCTTAACCAAAATCGCGACTACGTTCATCACCTCCGGTGGGATCAACCAGATCCACTTCACCGTGGCGAAAAAGAGGTAAGGAAACCCGCCTCGATGTTGCTCGGGTAAACCCGCAGCCACCTATCCGAGGAGAAGCTGCACCTAAGAGTCCTGTCGACCTTTCTGGGCTCAACCGCATTTGGAGCAGGACTCGAGGTGAAGCCTCACCTCCCCAAATTAAGGGATCGTAAAGCGATTCTTTGTACTTAAACGCGTGGGGTACGATACCCCGAAAGGTCTTAGACCTTTTCCATGACACAAAAGGAACGAAAGCCCCCCTTCTAGGGGCGAGGTAAAAGTTTTTAAATCTCCGAATGTTTAAATTTTTTGTAGAATAAAACGTGTCCCCCGTAGGGGGGATGCCCGACAAGGGCTCTACACATCCCCGAGTCCCGAGGATCTGGGAGTGGAGGGCAACTCCCAGTGAGGGATAGGGGTAATGAGCTGAAGGCCCACCCCGTGGTCCACCTCTGGACGAACGGAGCGGGGTGGGTAGTTCCCACAATCTGCGAAGCGATGAAGGTGAAGGCGGTAAACCACGAACCCGTGATCCGCCCTAAAGGGGGGGGGGGAGGTCAGAGGAAGCCATCAGCGTCTTCAAACACCATTGCTTGTCGAGTTTCTCTGGAGCTAAAAATGTCACGATGTAAATCCGTTCGCCTTAACCCCCGCACTTTTAATATTTCCCCCTCTCTTACTACTTCAGACTCTCATTGCTCACTCTCCACGGACACTCCATGATCTCCTTGGACTCGGTAACCGTAGACCCCCACGACGGGGGGAGCATAGGTCTTCCCAGGCCGGTCGCTGAGGCAGAAGTCTGTTTAGTTACTCACCCCCACTACGATCACGATGCCTGTCACCTCGTCGGTGGGAGACAGGTGGTGAGATTCTACGGCTCCGCAACGTTCTCTGGACTCAAGGTCTCTGGACTTAGGGTATATCACGACAGGGAGAACGGGAGGAGGAGGGGGGAAGTCTCCATCTATTCCCTCGAGAAGTCCAGTTTCAGGCTGGTCCACTTGGGTGACCTAGGGCACTGGCCCTCTGAGTCCACGCTAAAGGAGATTTCTTCTCCCGACCTACTGGCAGTGCCGGTGGGGGGAGTGATAACGATAGATGGAAAGGAAGCTGCTAGGCTCGTGAGAACGGTGCAGCCGAAGGCAGTGGTGCCCATCCATTACTGGGTGAGGGGACACCTAATGCCTCTCGACGATCCCACCACGTTTCAGCAGGAGCTCGGATGGGAACAGAAGACTACCAAAAACTTACGAGAGGACGAGATATCTTCCAAGACCGTCTATCTACCTGTCTAAATCTTTATCTTCTCGACCCTAGCGAAGGGAACCGTCTCCTTGTTGAGGTCGTCCTTCACTAGGCTCTCTAGAGCCCTCCTTATCACCTCGCTCCTGTTGTAGCCGTGTTTTATGGCGTACCTGTCTAAAAGCTCCAACAGGTCCTCCTCGAGCTTAAAGGTAACTACGCGCATCTTATGTCATATATATACTTATCGTTCCTCGGCTTAAGTATTTTCTGGAACGATATTATTGTAGTCCTATAGCAGGAGGCCTACTGAATTAGAAAGATTAATATAAAGCTACTCCGTATATTTCTCATAAGAGGTCCTACATATGCCAACCATCCACCTCTCCCTTCCTGAACAGCTCTACAGCGAGCTGAAGAAGAGGTCCGAGGAGATGGGAATACAAATGACCGATTTGGTGAAGGTCATGATAAGGAACGCTCTGGAGGGGAGCGTGGAGGATTCTTCCAACGAAAATACAGGTCGCTTGGAGGAGAACATAGCTTTCTTAGAGGCGAAGGTTGCCCAGATGGATGCCCTAATAGGGGAGCTCCTGAGGAGAGTCAAGTCCCTGGAGGAAGAGAGGGAGTTGACAGAGGAAGAGGCGGAAATAATTAAAGGGTGAAGTTAGGAGAGATAGTTGGGCCTATGTGAATTGCCCTCGAGTCACGAGGGTCCGTGAGCATAGGAGGGTCCCAATTTCTGGAGGACTGGTAGAGTGATGTAGCAAGGGACGTTCTGAAAGGGTGAAGAGTGTTTTTAGGCCTGACTAAATTAGAACTAAGCCCCTCGCAGCAACGAGGCCCATTAAATACGAATGCCCCTGGAAAAACTTCACATTACTATCAGGGTGACGGTCCTCAGAATGGAGGGATTCCTCCTGACTTCAGCTATTATCTTGTTCAGCCCCTGGAGGTCCTTGTTTTCTAGTTCTGCCACGACATCATACTCGCCGTACACCGCGTTGGCCTCCTTCACTCCCCCTATCTTCCTAAGGAACTCCACCACTTCCGTCTCCTTCCCCATGGCGGTGACGATGAGAATGTAGGCTTTCACCTCTGACTTTTGACTACTCATGTAAGTAATCTCTTCTTCACACACTAAAAAAATTACCTAAAGAGTAACTTCTCTGGGTCTAGCAGTCTAACCGAGAACCAAATTAAGAAGAGCGATATTAAAAGGGTCCCCACCACGTAGATTCCAGCCCCCACGTACAGGCCGGCAGCGAAGTCCACGAGTGCGGCGCTCAACTGCACGTAAGGCACAATGAGGAGGAGCGATCCTGGGAAGGACAGGGCCGTGAAGTTCAGGAAGAGCGATGAGAATGAAGCCAAGAGTATGAAAGTGAAAACCAGTGTAGTTATCAGTTGGGCGTTCCTCGTCGACCCACCCAACAGCATGAGCACTAGGACGCTCAGGGAAGCCGTCAAGAGGACGGTCTCGATGTACACCAACACCACTATTCCCAGGAAGGGAAGGGCGAAGTTGAGGGAGGTGTGGGCGTAGAGGTTCAGGGCCACAGAGAACACCAGTATCCCTATTACTTCGCTCAGGGACGATAACACACCTAAAAGCGACCCGGTCGCCACCTTGGTTAATATGAAGGAGGAGGGCCTCATTGGGGTCGATAGAAGAGATTCCAACGTCTTCCTCTCCCTCTCCCCAGTTATCCCCTCCACTATAAAGAACACCGCCGGAAGGGCCGAGGGGAAGAGGACCAGGGACAGGACCTTGGTGAACTGAAAGAGCTGATCTTGTTGTTGTGAGACTGGGTGGTTGTTGGGAGACCTGTAGCCCAACAGGATTCCGAGCGGGTTAAATATTGCCTGAGGGGATACGTCGACGTGAGCTTCCCGGGCCAGTGAGGCGATCCTTGTGAGGGTCACGTTCTCCGACAGGTTGAGGAGGGCGTTCTCGACCACAGAGAGGGCGCTTGATCCGGAGCTCACGCTTACGTATATCCTGAGGTACGCAGTAGAATTGATCTCGCTTATGTTCCTGTAGAAAGAGTTGGGGAACATCAGGGTGACGTCGGGAGTCACGTTAGGATCGTTGTACACCACCCTCGCCCCCGAGGAGGAGATGTACCTACCGACGTACTTCACGTAGGGCTGGTTAAGCGGGTTCTGGTTGACTATCTCGACTACGGGGGGGTGCACTATGGACGCAAGAAGCACTCCTCCCACCAGTGGCAACATCACTAGAGGAAGCAAGATCGAGCCCAAGAGGAGCCTCCTGTCCCTCTTCAGGTCCAGGATCTCCTTCCTAAGGAGTTCACGAATCACTCCTACCACCCGAGGCCCTAAGGAATACCTCCTCCATGTCGTCGGTAGAGAAGGCCTCCTTGAGTTCTCTTGGGGTCCCCTGAACGGCCACCATCCCGTCGTTGATGAGTACTACGCGCTGGCAGAGGTACTCGACCTCCAACATGTTGTGCGACGAAAGCACTACGGCCCCCCAGAGGAGGGAGCGTCCCTTATGGTCCTCCTGACTCTCACGGAAGACTCGATGTCTAACCCCGAGGTTGGCTCGTCTAGTATGGAAAGGGGGGCCTCAGTCATTAGTGTCCTAGCTATGAGGAGCCTCCTCTTCATCCCCCTGCTGTACTCTGACGTCCTCCTGTGAAGGGCCTCCCCTAAGGCTGACAACAGCGCTCCCCTCTCCACCATCTTCGCCGCCCTCTCCTCGTCCCCTCTCGCGTACAGCGTGGCGTAGAATTGAAGGTTCTCGTAGCCCGTCAGTCTCTCGTAGGGGTAAGCCTCCTCTGGAAGGTACGCCACTTTACCCTCAGTCCTGGCCTTCCCAGGGGTGGTCCCCGCGACCATCACTTCCCCCTGATAGTTGGTTATTATACCCGCCGCAACTCTGAGTGTGGTAGTCTTACCTGC
Protein-coding regions in this window:
- a CDS encoding isopropylmalate synthase; protein product: MRRRKHLYASLWHVLFEEKWVIVFSRRIRIFDTTLRDGEQAPNIDLTVDQKLKVAVRLRDLGVDVIEAGFPSSSTAEFEATKKINNLVGKDVEVTGLSRMVKEDIDRTLESGVESIHLFIATSDIHLKYKLKMTREQVEDRIYTMIKYAKDRGVTVEFSPEDATRTDREFLLHAVRTAISAGADRINIPDTVGVMDPFRMRELISDVVAVSKGRIVSVHCHNDFGLATANSVAGVVAGASQVHVTVNGIGERAGNASLEEVVMALKKLGGFEVNVKTWMLYDTSRMLSEMTGMPVPFFKPIVGDNAFGHEAGIHVHGVLENPETYEPMTPEEVGNFRRIALGKHSGIHGLKTMLREGGIELPDDKVRIVLERVKEMAGEGKRVTPQDAVKVAKEVMGSR
- a CDS encoding Lrp/AsnC ligand binding domain-containing protein, whose product is MSSQKSEVKAYILIVTAMGKETEVVEFLRKIGGVKEANAVYGEYDVVAELENKDLQGLNKIIAEVRRNPSILRTVTLIVM
- a CDS encoding DUF929 family protein, which codes for MSKKGNLAVFSLVVVVVVASLAYVELQSSSLSSGPIYTKVAPSVELQLRTLASTGYSIYDRSYDSFANFIGNGSELTYDGRPVVIFVGAEWCPYCGAEMWPLILALSRFGNISGLEYMLSSSTDVYPNVPTFTLVNVSYTSPYISLLEYEYQDRNHNPLQAVPSNVYALWEKYTSGGIPFIDVANVYIDAGSTVNPALLSGKNWTYVLNTLSNDPNSTLSREIYYTANLLTAEICRVDGNSPSSVCYQSGVQTMEAYLSHFQATNVTTYVSSTQLISNAVSIPNSAQFAIYRYLTTLHDVELASNPLAMREPTSILGQFHPTPTSIRRPISSLRFQTARGVRYSTIPTETPLLRNKRLQPPVLLSYLNIFLELTQ
- a CDS encoding MBL fold metallo-hydrolase, whose product is MISLDSVTVDPHDGGSIGLPRPVAEAEVCLVTHPHYDHDACHLVGGRQVVRFYGSATFSGLKVSGLRVYHDRENGRRRGEVSIYSLEKSSFRLVHLGDLGHWPSESTLKEISSPDLLAVPVGGVITIDGKEAARLVRTVQPKAVVPIHYWVRGHLMPLDDPTTFQQELGWEQKTTKNLREDEISSKTVYLPV
- a CDS encoding ABC transporter ATP-binding protein, which produces MSTFSGAVLDITGLVKKFGRREVLHGVTFRANAGEVTCVVGPNGAGKTTTLRVAAGIITNYQGEVMVAGTTPGKARTEGKVAYLPEEAYPYERLTGYENLQFYATLYARGDEERAAKMVERGALLSALGEALHRRTSEYSRGMKRRLLIARTLMTEAPLSILDEPTSGLDIESSVRVRRTIRDAPSSGGP
- a CDS encoding ribbon-helix-helix protein, CopG family, giving the protein MRVVTFKLEEDLLELLDRYAIKHGYNRSEVIRRALESLVKDDLNKETVPFARVEKIKI
- a CDS encoding ABC transporter permease; this translates as MIRELLRKEILDLKRDRRLLLGSILLPLVMLPLVGGVLLASIVHPPVVEIVNQNPLNQPYVKYVGRYISSSGARVVYNDPNVTPDVTLMFPNSFYRNISEINSTAYLRIYVSVSSGSSALSVVENALLNLSENVTLTRIASLAREAHVDVSPQAIFNPLGILLGYRSPNNHPVSQQQDQLFQFTKVLSLVLFPSALPAVFFIVEGITGERERKTLESLLSTPMRPSSFILTKVATGSLLGVLSSLSEVIGILVFSVALNLYAHTSLNFALPFLGIVVLVYIETVLLTASLSVLVLMLLGGSTRNAQLITTLVFTFILLASFSSLFLNFTALSFPGSLLLIVPYVQLSAALVDFAAGLYVGAGIYVVGTLLISLFLIWFSVRLLDPEKLLFR